The genomic stretch gcgcttcagacaatcgcggcctgtagaatccccgcagtggaggtactcgtcgaaaaggtccgccgtggtgccataggccaactgacggagtgcaaccgtgcacttttgcaatggtgtaaggccgggtttgccgatgccgtcctcccgaaacgtgaagaattcatcacgtgaagacaatgtccgaacaatgctgagaaacaGGTACCGCGACATTCTAAATCGGCGCCGAAAAACAGCCGGGCCCCATCGCGGTTGATCGGCAAagtagtcttcaaccagacgtgtGTGAGCTTccgcgtggtcgcgtcggatatacgacctatgtcgaataggtctatggacttgctcagaggccgctgccgctgccgccTGGCGCTGCATCAACGCATAGCAATGCGTCATCGCCGTTTCAACGACTGCATTTAATGCTATATCTATGCTATTACTGGACTCATCAgaggaactagaactattggtgtcgtcgccggGATTCATATTGGTTGGATttgtgagagagaatatgtagaGGTATGCACAAATGAATGACAAACGCTCTTTAAATAGAAaaccaaaccgcgtgccatcgtccgcgacctatcgtccgtgtacgccacaatggggaggacgatggcgcggacgatgcctatcgtccgcggccatcgtccgtgtacgccacaatggggaggacgatggcgcggacgataggcatcgggcgcgccatcctccgcgcccttagtatcggccgcgacgatcgtccgcgacctatcgtccgtatccgcaatgggcgcggacgatcgatggcgcggacgatgcgcgccatcgggcgtgccatcgtccgcccattgcggatggcctcaAAAATGTATACTGTCCTCTTTAGTAGAAATAGATAGACTTTccttatttaaataaaatttggacaTGTAAAAAAAAGTTTCATGTCGATGGACTTTCCTTATTATATATGCACACCCTGCTTTGCTTTAAAGCATGggaatcaaacaaaaaaaatatattttgctTTTGGAgttatgcattaaaaatatcttgggttttgttttttttttcaagtaaTTCACTAATTAAAGTTCGGTCTACTAATGTGAAGTTATATACTCCATTGATAATATTACAATAAAATAGTATGTAAACAAAGTTTAATGCCTCGACTGAACTAAATGAAAATTTTagagaaacaatatataaaagtttataggttattttataataaaattatgaatttcgGTCAAATTTTGGTATGTCCCGCAACTTTGAAAtcaactatataaatcatgaattttaatatttttcttaattttcttaCAAGATCTAATTTGTGCGTTGTCCTCGTTGATTTTTTTCGAATGTTACATTAGAAATAATTTCACTCAAATTAGACTTCAAGTAAAATTCGAGAGATTAAAATACATGGTTTTACGGCTGATTCAAAGATGCAAAATGGAACAAAATTTGACTAAAAATTAATAGAGTAATTTTTTTGGGAGGTATTGTTTTATCACTTTATGGTATTACTCCGAATCCACGAGCTTGGATACGATTATATATTTCACTTTACTAAACACAATCCAATATTctctataataaaaatatgaattctAACTATCATAATTTATCCCaacatttaaaaaagaaaaggaatacTTCCATCTccgtaacaaaaaaaaaaactaactttaTCCACCAAATAATTATTTAGAAAGCCAATTTTGAATTTTCCGAATCCCAAATTTCCAAAATTTCCTAAAATTTTAACCAAACACACACATATCCTCTTACATTTACTCATATCAAACTTCTATCACATATCGTGGTTTTTGGATTTAAgttcagtatatataaatagaatcaaatactcaattcatttaaaaaaaatttatttactcatccaaaaaagggaaaaaaataaaatgcttaATTTTGGGACATTGTTACATAGCCTTAGCTTAGGAGTAagttttaggattttttttaatatcgaAAAATCTTGGACAATATCAGGTTAATATCGAGCAATCAAATAAATGCAGTTAAccataacaaaataaatttactgttcctaagagcatccttaacgcgcggggccgggccgcaatgagcgagtcccggcccgtgcGTGGCGTTGGAGGGGAGAAAGTTCCGGCCAAGGTCCCGGGGTCCGGCCTGGCCAGCGTTAAGTGTTCCCGGGCTGCAACGAAcgcgtcccggcccagcgttagatactcttcgggccgggccgcaagtccccaaaaatgtaattttttttttcgaatttttgtcTATAAATACTGAACATTTGGCTACCATTCTTCCGCACTTTACCCTTTTCAATCCTCTTGTATTCTCATATTTTCGGCTTCTATGAAGTGGTTTAACAGCGATGAACGTCAGATGAACGAGTTCGTCAACGCCAACAATTGGTACTTGCCGCCATCACCCCCATCGCATACGACGCCTAGTCCGGGGGTGGCTAGCAACATCGACATAACATCGTCAGTTAGCACTGATGAGTACGAGATCAGTGATATGGAGCCCGCTGAAGggaggggcaagggcaaggttGCGGATGATGATGGGCCGAAGAAGTGTAGTCCGCACGAGACATTGTGGCTAGCCAAGAATTTCGTCGACGTctccgaggatcctatcatcggcaaccagcagagCGACAAGGTGTTCTGGCAGCGGATTGAGGAGAAGTACAACGCTGGTCGTCCTAGAGGGTCgttcgagcgtagctacgtgaagctgcgcaagtATTGGAGTCGGGTCCAGAAGGAGATGAACAAGTGGAATGGCAAGTGGACCAACATAAtccggatgtggccgagcgggcatAGCGAGATGGACCTCGTGGAGAAGGCCAAGGCGAAGTTCTTCGCTGACGGGAAGAAGCacttcaagtacttcgacgtttggaagattgtcgagaagagcccgaagtacaccggTGGGGCTGAACCGACGGCAAGTGGGGcgccgaagagaaccaaagtttccgtcCCCGGAAACTACTGAACAATGTATTTTCCCGGTTTGAGTTGTTtaacgtattgcatttacgagtaaaaataggttgaagttgtgaatagtgtaaTTTATTAGTTGTGGCCCGAGTTGAGGCCTGCAGAGTTAGAGCAGTTGTGGCATGTGACTCAAATTTAGAGGAATGATAACGTGGAGGGGAATTGAAGCCTGAATCTGAGCTAGGGTTAAGGATGCTCTAAATCCTAATAATTATAGATCAGACAAAAGATTTAAGTAGAGGAAGGCAGTTTCCACTTTTTGTCTCTGCAAACCATAATTTTAACAGCAAATTTACGGCCTTTCTAACAGCCCCGTGTTGTTTCTTTTCCAATTTTTACCATGCGTGGTATCTGCTGTCATTATTGGGTAAATCCCAAAAGCAAGCGAGCGTGCGGATGCGATCCGACGGTCCCAGATCACCCGAGTTTGATCTAACCGGTACGATGGATGACACGTCTGCATCAACGATGCTCAGCGGCGTCGTATTGTTGAGTTGACTACGGTCCACGGTTATAATTAAAGTGTTTGACCATACGAAGCTTTTCGGCCATGTTTTAGACATCCTAAACCTGTGGTACGATCCttgtaattaaataatactattagtattaatctttttttaatcaaaaattGAAGATAAAACTGT from Salvia splendens isolate huo1 chromosome 15, SspV2, whole genome shotgun sequence encodes the following:
- the LOC121768618 gene encoding glutathione S-transferase T3-like gives rise to the protein MKWFNSDERQMNEFVNANNWYLPPSPPSHTTPSPGVASNIDITSSVSTDEYEISDMEPAEGRGKGKVADDDGPKKCSPHETLWLAKNFVDVSEDPIIGNQQSDKVFWQRIEEKYNAGRPRGSFERSYVKLRKYWSRVQKEMNKWNGKWTNIIRMWPSGHSEMDLVEKAKAKFFADGKKHFKLKL